One genomic region from Skermania piniformis encodes:
- a CDS encoding PadR family transcriptional regulator, translating to MALCDAILATLLDGEASGYDLTKKFDASTANFWTSTPQQLYRELEKMEANGLISATLVEQEKRPNKKVFRVTDAGRAALRAGNARTPRPTAIRDELLVQVQSMEAGDIEPVLQAIREKKRAAEAKLERYERRRERILDGRSEAEFLATADRIGPYLALARGMFFETENIRWCGFVLDATARRAALRAR from the coding sequence ATGGCACTGTGCGACGCGATCCTGGCCACCCTGCTCGACGGCGAGGCGTCCGGGTACGACCTGACCAAGAAGTTCGACGCGTCGACGGCCAACTTCTGGACCTCGACGCCGCAGCAGCTGTATCGAGAGCTGGAGAAGATGGAAGCGAACGGCCTGATCTCGGCGACGCTCGTCGAGCAGGAGAAGCGGCCGAACAAGAAGGTCTTCCGCGTCACCGATGCCGGCCGGGCGGCGCTTCGGGCCGGCAATGCCCGGACGCCCCGGCCCACCGCAATCCGGGACGAGCTGCTCGTGCAGGTCCAATCCATGGAGGCCGGGGACATCGAGCCGGTACTGCAGGCGATCCGGGAGAAGAAGCGGGCCGCGGAGGCCAAACTGGAACGGTACGAACGGCGCCGCGAACGGATTCTCGACGGTCGATCCGAAGCGGAGTTCCTGGCCACCGCCGACCGGATCGGGCCGTATCTCGCGCTGGCCCGCGGCATGTTCTTCGAAACCGAGAACATTCGTTGGTGCGGGTTCGTCCTCGACGCGACTGCTCGGCGGGCCGCGCTGCGCGCACGGTGA